One region of Triticum aestivum cultivar Chinese Spring chromosome 6B, IWGSC CS RefSeq v2.1, whole genome shotgun sequence genomic DNA includes:
- the LOC123140139 gene encoding uncharacterized protein, with the protein MVVPSAEATGRGPKGNRTGLWCFKCRSDDHLSKDCTAIHFCHICDNYKHPLHRCHVLKQPRPTASLGGCGLVNAMFLQLPDLLFKEHLAPPTLPTALVTISGGSLSAAVVEVEIAKIASVQASWKWEAVPHGDNAFLVCFPSVEVLKRVSAFEYNVKSQDVKIAFSEWKVEEVSSILPLQLVWVHVTGVPPPLRHFLGLWAVGSVIGATQDVDLVCLRRHGIVRIQVAVHSLDIFSKKDGSDEASVSSDVYIKLNGYAFRFVLEEEDFVPDVDFIPRIWENHDNGHDDGANRDEDMPDRDANKRSKCIQAVDQNSASGSQVSAAVPIQSTQQIVHTATLESSVVSMPENMDTHIHVPVVQESMDACIPMQDELEKGGSTRCTTMHVTDAGNDSAAHVKATTVVHGPPAQPTAAISVCVAGHAQSAVHLATTPNAHSTVHGATPALTPLQPTLTPAAHAILPASVGVRESKTSPMMESPVRAAVAMVPLGPAADRARGSSSASDAGVRMGATTPPSSPTLGTLRTTPALQRTTSTTPSKTLTGTTSGGLATPLRRSNRHSLNVDGSSSTDEHSLAKAMRLQASRNLDPMTGYFPLYALASYVVYATTSGVPTVVQGGVYAVGAGGYGGFYPTWMAA; encoded by the exons ATGGTTGTGCCCTCCGCTGAAGCCACTGGACGTGGGCCGAAAGGAAACCGAACTGGTCTTTGGTGTTTCAAATGTCGTTCAGATGATCATCTTTCCAAGGACTGCACGGCGATTCATTTCTGTCATATTTGCGACAATTACAAGCACCCTTTGCATCGGTGCCATGTGCTTAAGCAACCGAGGCCTACCGCGTCGCTCGGTGGATGTGGTTTAGTTAACGCTATGTTCCTGCAGTTGCCGGACTTGCTATTCAAGGAGCACCTTGCACCTCCAACCCTGCCGACTGCTTTGGTTACGATCTCCGGTGGGTCTCTGTCCGCTGCTGTGGTTGAGGTAGAGATCGCCAAGATCGCATCGGTTCAGGCATCTTGGAAGTGGGAAGCCGTACCCCATGGAGACAATGCTTTCTTAGTTTGTTTCCCGTCCGTGGAGGTTTTGAAGCGCGTGTCAGCTTTTGAGTATAATGTCAAATCACaagacgtgaagattgcttttagtGAATGGAAAGTTGAAGAGGTTTCATCGATTCTCCCTTTGCAACTTGTTTGGGTACATGTCACCGGTGTCCCACCACCTCTCCGCCATTTTCTTGGTTTGTGGGCGGTAGGATCAGTCATTGGCGCCACGCAAGACGTTGACTTGGTTTGTTTGCGCCGTCATGGTATTGTGCGCATCCAGGTGGCGGTCCACTCTTTGGATATTTTCTCCAAAAAAGATGGTTCTGATGAAGCCTCGGTCTCCTCGGATGTCTATAtaaagcttaatgggtatgcaTTTCGGTTTGTACTGGAGGAGGAAGATTTTGTTCCCGACGTTGATTTTATTCCCCGGATTTGGGAAAACCATGATAATGGACATGATGACGGCGCTAACCGAGATGAGGATATGCCTGATAGGGATGCTAACAAGAGGTCAAAATGCATCCAAGCTGTTGATCAAAATTCGGCGTCGGGGTCTCAAGTAAGTGCTGCAGTCCCCATACAGTCTACACAACAAATAGTGCATACTGCTACTCTTGAGTCATCTGTTGTGAGTATGCCAGAGAATATGGATACACACATACACGTACCGGTGGTGCAGGAGTCCATGGATGCATGCATACCAATGCAAGACGAGTTGGAGAAGGGCGGGTCCACAAGGTGCACCACTATGCATGTAACGGATGCTGGAAACGACTCGGCTGCTCACGTGAAGGCAACAACAGTTGTTCACGGGCCACCGGCGCAGCCAACCGCGGCAATTTCTGTCTGTGTTGCTGGGCACGCACAGTCGGCCGTGCATCTGGCCACGACACCAAACGCACACAGTACTGTGCATGGTGCTACCCCGGCTTTGACGCCGCTACAGCCAACCTTGACCCCAGCAGCGCATGCGATACTTCCTGCTTCGGTTGGCGTGCGGGAATCCAAGACATCGCCAATGATGGAGTCTCCAGTTCGTGCGGCCGTTGCCATGGTGCCACTTGGCCCAGCGGCGGATCGTGCTAGAGGATCTTCTTCGGCATCTGATGCGGGCGTTCGGATGGGAGCCACGACGCCTCCCTCTTCACCAACCCTTGGGACGCTTCGGACGACGCCTGCTTTGCAGAGGACTACATCAACTACTCCGTCGAAGACTTTGACGGGGACTACGTCCGGAGGGTTGGCTACACCCCTGCGACGTAGTAACCGTCACTCCCTCAATGTTGATGGTTCTTCCTCGACTGATGAGCACTCTCTTGCGAAGGCAATGCGTCTCCAGGCTTCGAGGAATTTGGACCCCATGACAG gttattttccgttgtacgcactcgcttcgtacGTGGTGTACGCTACAACGAGCGGAGTACCAACcgttgttcaaggcggtgtgtacgctgttggagcaggtggctacggaggtttttacccaacatggatggCAGCATAA